AAATCACGAAGATAGCGGCCGTCATAGTGTCTACGTTAGCTAGCTGTGTGGTATAGCTAATGTTAAACAAATACTAAGTGCTTAATACAGTTTTGACAGCACGACAGATTGACAGTAAACATTCGAGACCAAGACTTTTGGTTTGATGCCAATAAAAATATGGTATTATAGCATGTTGCTAGCTCCTCGCGCTAGGTTGGATATAACATTAGCCTAATGCATCGATTAAATGTCATTTACACTTTGAAGACTTGCGCGAAGCCTCCGTCCATTTGTGTAAACTGACAAGACACTTGTTTATTTAAGTCATAATCTACCAAGTGTTGTTATGCGTTGTTGAGCTTTTGACGTAGAAATGATTGCGGAATACCGCTTTGCGTTAGCGATGGCTGTAAACACGGTCACGTGACTAGCCACGTGTAGCTACCAGGCACGCGAGGACAGGGAACTTGCCAAACGCTTTCTGACGTTATTTATAATACTCACGGATGGATTAAAAACTATTTGGTTTGCTTTTATTCAAGATCTGGCAAATAATTGggccggggggggggggggtgtcaaGATTTATGGCTACATTCTTCCACTTGTTGGTCATTTTGTCTCTACACATCCATGGGAACAGACCATTCTGAGCACCACAATgacacagactgtgtgtgtgtgtacgtgctcACTGATTAAGCTGTTGAGCTAATAACTTGGTTGGTTTGGATAAAATGAGTCTTCAATCAATCTGTAATGGTGAAATACAGGGTAGGTTTGTTTATAGTGTACACACTACTGCGCTTGATGCAGTCATGCCAGTGCTCCACATACTTCCgtgtcagtgtcactgctgtgttgaGAATGATGCAGCACTGATAATATCTCTGGTGCCACTTTCCATTGACATATAGTCTAGAGCACGGCCAACAAATAAGCTGTACTTAGTAATTTTACACAAATACACGACAGGTACCTGTCAGACGATCTTTACATGCTTGGGCGGATGGGAATATATTATgaataatatacaccgatcagccataacattatgagcactaacaggtgaagtgaataacatcatggcacctgttagtgggtgggatatattaggcagcaagtgaacattttgtcctcaaagttgatgtattagaagcaggaaaaatgggcaagtgtaaggacttgagtgagtttgacaagggccaaattgtgatggctagatgactggatcaaagcatctccaaaactgcagctcttgtggggtgttcccggtctgcagtggtcagcatctatcaaaagtggtccaaggaagaaacagtttTGAACCGGTGACAGAGTCATGGGTGTCCAAGGCTTTATcaatgcacatggggagtgaaggctggcctgtgtggtctaATCCAACTgattgttttggcagcaaaagggggaccaacacaatattaggcaggtcataatgttatgcttggtcagtGAATAAGATCACTCCTTTTCTACAATCATGGAGCTTTTTCCACAAAAGAAAATCATTGACAGAAATGCTAGAAATGCCCTTTGTGCCACAGTACTTTTAGTACTCTGATTCATGTTGTGCTACTAGGAATTCTGAAACTGTCCCTTTGTTTTTAGGCAAATAATCATGCTGCAAAGGAACTAAGTGAAAAAGGCTAGCTGATGTTTAAGGGAGCTTCTGCACACTCTGAGTCAAAAAGTGAGTATAAGCTGAAGAGCTAGGTTCGCTCAGTCTGTGCCAATGCAGCAGCACAGCCGGCAGCCCGACCTAGTGGAAGGAAGACTTCCAGTGTTTGTGTTCCCCACCGAGCTGTTTTTTTATGCAGATGAGCAGGCCTCACACAAGCAGGTGCTTACCCTCTACAACCCATATGAGTTTGCACTCAAGTTCAAAGGTAAGATCAGCATGAGCCTGGAAGCAACACATGACATGTCTTTCCGTATTACAAATGGTGCACTCATGTAACTGTTTGTTTTTGCCCTCTCAGTTCTGTGCACAGCACCGAATAAGTACGCAGTAGTGGATGCCACTGGTGCTGTGAAACCACAATGCTGTGTAGACATGTAAGTTACTTAATAAGGTTCTCACCTGTCACCTTCAGTTCACAACTTAACAATGGATATGTTGTTGATCCAAAGCATTCATCTGTAATTTTATGCCAAAGAAACCTGGATATATCTgagtattacatttttaaagaaacatcTTGGTACAAAGTACTTACAAATTAGATCTTTAATATTGAATgtaattagaaaacaaaatgacattACAGTTCTGACAAATATACAATTAATGGTGTGATTTTTGTAGTATTGATCTAGACAGTGGCATGAATAGAGCTTTACAATCATGGAGAAAAGAAAGTGCACCATCTTTCAATTCagtgggtgtttttttgtttgtttgtttgtcaggGTCTAAACAAGAATTGTGTGGTTCTCCCCAACTTctgtaaatgtacaaataacCTTAGGTGAAAATTAAAggtcaaaaaaacaaatttaaatatgtattaattATTTCCGCCCAATGTAATCCGAAGCAGGTAGGAAAATAAATACACCTTTTATATTTTCCACAATCACTGAGAGAAAAATCAGCATCCAGATGATACTAATGAAATAAACAGGATTAGTTCATCATCAGGATGTGTGCCTACCTCTGTAAAATCAGTGGTGTTCTGGAGCACTCAGGTGTGTCTTCATCATGCCAAGAAATAATGATTTCAGCCTTTAAGCAACTATTGCTGCTTATCAATCTGAAAAGAGTTATAAGGCAAACTCCATACAATTTGAAATTTATCATTGTACAGTTAGAAGGACTGTGTACAAATGGAGAGCCTTCAAGGCAGTTGCCAGTCATCCCAGAAGTGGACACTCCAGCAAATTCAGTCCAAGTTTACACAGTTTAATGAtcagaaatataaagaaaaccCCACACCTATATCATGTGGCCTTCAGGCCTCTGTAAGCACATGAAATGTGTGTGGTCGTGACAGTACAGTCAGAACAGACTGAAGAAGACTGGGTAGGGTGGAAGGGTGGCTAGGATAAAATCCCTTCTCTTAAAAAGGAATATGGAGCAGACTTAGATTTGCAAAATTGCATCTGAAGAAACTCTAAGAGTTCTGGAACAATATCCTTTGGGATGGAGACTCCATATTTGGTTATCAAGCAAAGTGCCATGTTTGACAAAAAccaaacacctcataccaacTGTGAAGGATGGTGATGGAGCCACAGGACCTGGGAAACTGGCAGTCTTTGAGACAACAGTGAACTGCACTTTATACCAGAATATTCTtgagaaaaatgtgtgtggATATCTGTCCAGTAGTTTAAGCTGGGACACAATTTGGTCatacaacaggacaatgatctcAGTTGGAATGGTCAAAGTACAGACCTCAACTTCACTGAGATGCTTAGGGCATAAATGAATGCCTTCAAACATCAGTGACTTGAAGCAATGTTGTAAAGAAGAGAGTGTGAGGTTTTCTGAAAAGCAATGTTAGAGGCTGATAAACTCCTATAAAAATGTGTACTTTATGACGGTTGTGGGGATCCCAGCAAATTTAGTGCAAGGTCAGACATTAATGATCAGAGATATAAATATTATTGCTAGAGGTGGTTCTACAGGAGGTATTTAGTTTTTCCCACCTGGTTTCTGAATGATACTTAAAATTGTGGAAGATGACTtaggttatttgtttgtttatagatgTTGTCAAGGACCACAAAATTGTTATTTAGGCTCTgatgaataaaaacaatatgCTTCATTCGAAAgagtgtgtattttctttttctcatgaaTATAAGGGTTGATTTTTAATCTGTCTACTTTGACCTCTTGCCGTTTCTTACACTGCAGAGTGATCCGGCACCGAGACGTGCGGGCCTGCCACTATGGCGTGATCGATAAGTTCCGGCTGCAGGTGTCTGAGCAGAGCCAGAAGAAAGCTCTGGGCAGGAAGGAGGTGATGGCCACGCTGCTGCCTTCAGCAACTCAGGAGCAGCCTCAAAGCCGGCCCCAGGAGGACGAGCGCAGGATGAAGGAGCAGCTCACTGACAGCTTGTTCTTTGAGCAGACTGCATTCCAGACAGGTAGAGACAATCTGTACTAGTCTCATCAACCTTTAATCATGAATAGACACAAGTGAGTcatgtgtacagagtgtgtttaGTGGAGATTTATGTGTCCTCTGTTAAAGTAtatatttggaatttttttcttctaattatATATGGACGTAACTAAATGTAATCGATAATGGTATTGGGTATTGGTCCAGTATCCACTGATTTGTGCTGGTAATAAGTGCTCTGATCACTTGTGACCAACATCTGCAAACACCTGATATAATGTGATACTACTACTAATGAGCAGAAGGCACGAAATGACAGCAGTCTGAAAATATTTCATGATTAATGATGGTATTCAAAGCAAAGCAGACTGCAATCTGTGATCAGCAAAAATATCATAAGAGAAACTAAAGCATATTCCTATAATGCATGTAAccttataaaacattttaaaactcagcattaatttattaatgggTTCTCACCTCACAAAGATAACTACACATTCTTTACTTGCACTGCCTCAGCTAGCTAAATTTGTAAGAATAAGTctagtagtgtatgtgtgtggacgCAGTTTAAACAGGCGAAACATAAACAGAGCTAGTAGGTATTCCTAGTAATCAATATGTAAAAATGTTTCTCCTAAAGACATTTCTTTAGATATTCACAAATTTGAGATTTTGTATGTAAAAAAGTTAGCAAGGTCCCAAGTGTACTTTGTCTTTCTGGTTTGGATTCTATCCTGGGGGTGGACCCCGGTATCAAGGGGTCAATTTCAGAATTAATTAATCTTATAGCTAATGTAGAATCGTCTGGTCTCAAGATATAGGTACTGAAATTGATGAAGAGACGTGGAAAAAAGTGTTGAATAGGGtccactcttcatctctctgtgCACGTCATGGGCTCATACAGCGCATGGTTGTTCATAGAGCTCACTGGTCCAAGAGTAGGTTGGCTCGGATCAACCCGTCcattgatgatgagtgtgacaGATCTCATTCTGGACCAGCCACTCTAATACATATGTTCTAGACTCGTCCAGCTCTGACATCCTTCTGGAAACAAACCTTTGCCTCATTGTCTGCCATTACATACCACCATGTCCACTTAATGGGTTGTTTGGCGTTTTGCCACCTGACTGCTCTATGCCCTCTTACTTTTCTGACTTTATTGCTTTTTTAACTCTTTTGGCTTGGCGTCTAATCCTATTAAATTGGAAAAGTCCTCACCCCCCATGTCATGCTCGCTGGATTAGAGATGTTCTCTATTTCATAAAATTAGAGAAGATGAGGTACTCTCTACAGCGTCCAACTGCTACTTTCCGTAAAATTTGGCGGCCCTTTCGTGATTATGTTGAAACTCTCAAACTTGACCCAGCTGTCTTTGAATGACCTGCCTTCTtaccccccacccacccacccagcATTTCCGGCATCCCCTTTTTTTGACATTCAATCTAGAGGTGGATACTCTGTATTGAGTTGCTCTGTACTGAAGGTTTGATCTGATATTGCATTGTGAATgtatcctttttcttttttttctttttcttttttctttttatttttattgtatctcgtgtgtgtgcgcatgtatgttcCTGTTTCTTTTGCCATGTCTTGTTCTTTTTGCtgtgaatataaaaatgaataaataaatgaaaaaaaaaaaaaaagtttctagaTGAAGGGGACACTGTGGCTTAGTGCTCAGCACATTCGCCTCACACCGCTTGGGTTTTGAATCGCctcctgtgtgtggagtttgcatgttttcctccaggtactccggcTCCCCCTCAGTCCAAAGtcatgcactgtaggctgattggcaccTCTAAAATGGACTTTagtgggtgtagtgtgtgtgtgtgtgattgtgccctacGATGGCAtgggtccagggtgtcccctgccatCTGTTTTGAGTCCCTTGGGACAGGCTCCAGGTTTCCTCAGTCcctcagaaaatggatggatggatgctctAGTGATCTGTAGTCCCTTTTTATTTCACTAGGTCGCAGTAGAGAGCTCTATGATTGTGAATTGCGTTGAtttgtaaactgtgtgtgtgtgtctgtgttctacagagagTCGAGCAGCATCAGGGGGCCCCAGCGTGCTAACCGTCCTGTTGGGCCTAGTGTGTATGGCCGCCCTTATGCTCCCTACTCTGGGAGAGCAGGAATCCACAGTGCCTGTCTACCTCCACTTAAGTGTTAATAAGAAACTCGTAGCTGCTTACGTGTTAGGTAAGTTGCACTGTGAACTTTTGAAGTAGTGTATTTTTCAAATGCATTTGTTCATTGATTTTTCTGTGAATGTTGTTTATATGCAGGTCTTCTTACAATGGTTATCCTCCGCACATGAAGGGACACTGTCCGACAAGTTTGTACAGAGGAAAGTGTgaagaaactgaagaaaaagaGGGGAAATAGACATTTGCACAACCAGAAGAGTTGTGAAAAAGGGGTGAGCCCAAGTGTGATAGATAAAAAGCCACCCTTTTTTAACAAGAACTAACTGCTTAAATGACATTACAAACATGTATGCCCAGTGAAAATGCAAACATCATGGGGCAACGGGAGGGATGTACTCAGACCGGACACTCAAACACTGACTGAGCTGGCAACTGAGCCACGCTGACTATCAGGGATAGGCGGGAAGGGGATGTGTGTGCATAACCATGAGGAATATGTTAAATTAAACGTGTTTTACTTCATATCCTTTGTGTCTGTGCTGTTTTGCTGCTGCCATACAATGTTTAATTAACATGCATGTGGCTTGTTTTATCAAGAATATCTTTAGACTCCATCGTGTCGGCCATGTTGCTTGTGCCGCTTCATGTTTGGTCTTTGGCCACACAAAAAATTATTCATAGATTCTCGAGTGATAAACAATATTAAAGGAATCTTATAATAATTGACTACATCCCATTAACTATCATTAATTCCTTACAGTATTCTTCTGatatttattgcattattatGCCCAAGAAAAATGATTTGTCTTCCTGATTTTCTGACGTTAGTTACATTAGTAATCAAATGTAGTTGTGTGAATTGCAGTTTGTTGTTTTCATACCACAGGAGCACCTTATGTGACTGCAGGATCTTATATAGACCTTCTTACCAgaagtgtgtgcttttttttttttttaaatgtctttcaAAAATCATGGGGCGAGTACAGTAACCAACTTCAGCAAGTGCAACACTTGCCTGTCGATGCAAATATTGATagtgtgggggattgtgggtaattgtTTTGCactgttgagcagaaaagcttgACAGGGCATTTAGGTCTATCTACAGTACCTGTATGTGTAATACTGCCTATTGAAAAGTGATGcagaagtgaaaagaaaagccTTACGTCCTTCTCACCGAGAGTGTTCTTTAACTGTTTCGCAAACACAAATGTTAAACGTTACCAAAACATTAAGCATTAATCGTGTTCTGTTCTTAGGCATTAATTCTAAGTGTGAGTTTGTAATAAAAACTAACTGCCGTCCCgcaaacacttaaaaatgtgtAAGCATCTGTGGAAAAACTGCAGGACTTGATTCACTTCATAAACAGCAAAGGTCGATAACACAAAGCAATTCATAGCTAACTTCTTAAAAGAAATGACTAGTTTAATCTTGCACACAAGAGGGTCTTTGTTATGGAAGCTGAAGATTAGTTCTACAATTAGAGATCGGATTAAATACCTGAATGTAAATCCACTAGTAGTgttctgtttacattttcaaTTAGTTATTCTCTCTTACTACAAGAACACAAGCACATAACCTCATCCCTTGGCAGAAAAACCCAGAATATAAAAACACCCATATCAAGAATTGCCggacaaataatttattttgtaatctgAAGATCACTGGATAaaggggacaaaaaaaaaaatctctttgtCCATTCAGAACAGAGCTCAGCAAAGCACTCGACTCACTCAACACACAAGCTTAAGGTTTACACTCTTGGAAGAGGACaggaatttaaataaaagatcAGACAGGACACAGTccacaggacaaaaaaaataaacaaactggtAAATCAAACCACAAACACATCAACCGttaatacagtacagtaaggGGACCTACATGACCCActtactgcttttttttttcctctttgcaAAGAAAGACATTCAGAGAAAGGATGTAGAGTGCAGTTTTGCTTCTGCCATATTTCTAATATGGGGCAATAAACCACACAGTTAATTTCACTTCCATGAAAAACAGAATTTACAATCATTTTCCTGCTTGCAAATAAGAACAAAACAGTTATGATGCATCATGCTCTGAGGAAATAAagccatttctttttcttttctttttgttcttttttcttttttttttttttaaaggaaactaATTCATAAAACCCATTTACAAAAAATACTATTTactaaaaataacaaaagctCAAGTGAACAACTTACACAAGTACAATTTTACATCTTTCTTATTTACAGACCTTTAAATGGCACACTACTTTCATGAATCAGTAGATGACCGTCATCCAGACATTAATCTTTTCCATTGCATGTTCAAATGTCTCCGTCAGCCACCGCTATTCTTCCATTTATCTAAACTGCTTCAGGAATTTCTCTCTGAAATTCCTGACAGTGGCCTGTAGTAGTTCACCCCATGCAAAAAAAGGCATTAAACACATAACTCCTTTGTTTAAGGTTGGTACTGTCACACAGTGATTATTCAAAGACGAGCGAATAAGGGTGAAGCGACTGTGTTTAAAAAGGCTTGTAAGACACACTGCAGCAAGGCAGTTCACTTCTCCAAAGCTGACAAGGCTAAACCATGTTGTAGGGTGGTAGACCTTAAGATAAATGACAACTCAGACTGTTGCATGTGCTGTAGTGTTCAAATCCTGGATTTAGTGGTACACATCCCCATTAATATTGCATTCAACCAACATTTGCACTGATTCCTAAATAGCCGACGGCAACCGTTAACTCCATTAGAAAAACTTAATGAAGCACCAAGAGTGATAAATAGGCACTCGTCAACGGTGTTGCCGCCTCCTTCCATCTACATGAATAATGAAAGGCTGATCCTTATACACTTGGCCAAAGGCAGATACAAACTCTGTTGTAAATGTATGCGAGTGCCATTGCACCCAACTGTCAGTTAACTGCTTGAGCACTGTGCACACATTCAGTCCAACACAGATTCAAATGACAAGCTAATAGCCATCACAATGTATGTACatactaacaaaaaaaaaaaaggctggaaCCAAAAATAAGTTAAATTCTTTCACACAATACCTGTTCGCAATCTGCTCATGTAAATTAAAGATCTATAGTAATAGGCCTGGCCACAGGCAACCTAATGGTACTGTTGCAAGAGGGAACGCTTCGCTCACTAAgagctttatttttatattagaatTCCCCTCATTTCATAGAACTATAAGAAAATTCATTCAGGGTACTGAAATGCTGTTTGTTTCATTATGGAGCTTCACCCCAAAATATTACACCTTTATATAGCAGCTGGTGCAAACAGCATTCACAGTCTTCAACCCCTGCCGACTACCCCAATGGTACAGTCCATACAAATTACCTGCAGGGCTTTGGCTTCTTTTATTACAGAGCTTCCCCACACTGTCCCATTGAGAAAGCAAATCCTCATCAGAAAAATCAAAGACAAGAACAAAAGCACAATTGGGAAGGCATGGAACAGAAGTACAAGAAACTCCAGAGGCTCGTTCATGTGACCTTTCTTGCGATTTGATACAATATTTTGATCACTTAGGTGAAAGATCCTGGAGGGGGGTGAATGGAGAGTTGCTCGAGGAGGGCGAGACCCCTTCCATCTTAGCTGGAGAACCTGAAGAGGAGCCAACACTGCTGAGGCTTCCATCAAGCAGGTCAGGGGATAAactacagaaataaagaatCACGCATtaagctcaaacacacaccagactaGACCAACAAGTGAGCTTCAGCTCCAAATTAGAAGGTGCAAATGCATCAGTTTCACTGCTTTATACAATTTAGCACAATAGTAATAACGCTAAAGTAAAATTACTTATCAAATGAGCACACCAACTATTACCATCCTCTAACACATGAAACATCACCAATCACCACTATAGAACACGCACCATGAGCCGTGTTCAGGCAGGTGGGCAGTTTCCGTTGACAACATGGTGGTGATACCCTGGAAAAGTCTCTTTGGCTGGCTTTCTGCTTCCATTTCACCTGAAACTAGGAGGTAATGTAATTAAGATTTAGGGGAagggggaggaaaaaagaaattcaaCTATTAAGACACCAGAAATGGTGTATCTAGAAACTGCAagttttgtggaaaaaaatatataaataaaacccagattaacagattttttttcttaaaattttcCCCACATTCAATGAGAAAGTCCCACATTCaatgagaaacaaaataaatgtggaaaaagcaaaaaaaaagaagaaagaaagaaaaagttacAGGTTATAACCAGGTTAGGAATACACACCCCTTAAGTCATACTTTAGTAAGAGACTACCAAAGTAGCACATCTTTATTTGCCTTTTTATTTCACTATTCCCTGCATAAATGCTCcaggtgtgttaaattgtgATTGCGATATCTGGTATACAATCCTCATCTCAATCCACAGGTATTTAAGAGTTATTTGGCATTTGGAGCTATCCATGCCTTCCTTTATGTTGACTGAAGTCCCAGTCCCAGCTGAAAAGAGCCAGTCACAttgcatgatgctaccaccaccatgcttcactaaATGTGCCATCCCATTCAGACAGCAGGGCCATTGGTGGCCTGCTAGAAGTCTTTGAAAAGCTGGAGATATCATGGAGTTTGAGTCCTCTCATTAAGCCTCTGCCCGCACCACCACCCTGGACTATCCACAATCTAATTCTGAACACAAGATCATTTTACCTTTCCGTTTAATCGGGCCCAAAATGCTGGGTCTAATGCAGTTAATGGGGCTCTGACTCCTCCTGCTGAGTACACACAAAGTTCCCAAAAAAAcaggttaaaaataaataacaccacGTTAATATTAACAGGAATGGCTTCCTTATCAATTAAAACTGCATGTGTTCACCTGAAGCGACGTGTTGGACTGGGAATAGGGCTGGGAGTTAGACCATTACTGCTCACCAAGATTtgcagagatggagagaagcaCTGCTGCTCATTAAAGAAGGGATATTTGCATGAGCATTAGCAAGATCAAAACCAGGAATACAGAAGTACATTGTGTAGTGCTTTGTTTAATGAAATAATACCTTCTTCCCAATTCCTCTGGTGGGAGATGGAGCTGGAGAGACAGGCACAAAATCAATGCGCTTcggggatgatgatgaagacttcTCAAAGTCATTGTCGCTCTGAAATAACAGTATATACACAGTGAACCTGTATCATGCTCAGCAAAGTTAACTTTAGGCATTATTGTAGGAGTGTTATACTACCAACGCAGTCTGCTCTTGAGAGACTGGTGGCCCTGTTAACTCCATGTCACTCTAGCATGCTGTTGTACATCCACAATCTCATCTGTAGGGAGAGGTGGACGTGTGGTGGCAAAAAGCCACTGCATGCAAATTTCAGCATCTGATCATTTACAAATCCTTTACATAGTTTAAGGTAGCCTGCACTGCTTGTATTTCTGAATAGCGCATCTGTTACAAAGGAAAAATGCCCCGAGTTGTAGAGTGCAACACCCCGGCATTTCTAAACATTATAGCAGGCCTTACCAGACTAAGACTTTCCTCCCATGACTGGCTCATCTGCATGGCCGCCTGCACCTCCCTAGATGGACAAAGACGGTAAaaaaaggaagggaaaaaaaaacaaaaaaaacaaacaaacatacaaacaaaggGGTACAGAGCATAACAAGACCATAGAGAGTTTACTGAtctgtttaaaaacaaattgtgttataGTCACCCATAATGAAGATAACAGCATCCGGAAAGCCAGTTATTTACCGTTCATGAGCCGTTTCCCTGTTCATCACATCAACCCCCTCCTCCtacaattaaaagaaaaaggaaaaaaaaagatacacatTAGCCTACTACTCAAGCAGAATCATACAAGCTCCACTGTTCCAATATAAAGCATAGCAAGTACAATTAAAGCtctaaacaataaaatacacaagaTACGCTTAGGCCAATAGATCTTGAAAACCCTCAAATAAATGGGATTTTACAGTGTTATGGGAGACAACTGGACAGTTACCtcaaaacagattaaaaagcGTTTATGCATGATTTAGTCTTTCTGTTAAGTTTTTTTTACTCAAGCAGTTCTCGTCACTTTTTTATTGTTCAGCTGAAACTGCCCAAAAATGTCCTCTTCTTCTGGACTACCACTAAAAACTACTACAGCAAGTCCAGTTTCACTGCAAAAGCAACTGCACTGAAAAGGCTTGCTACCTCTGCTGGTActcataacatcatgaccagcAAGCTCCCAATGTGGCATCTATATTTGTTTAGGaatatagaataataataataataataataataataataataataataaaaaaatcatcatcatcatttcagcACAGCACCTTGCCTCAAAGTCTTTTTCAGCTTATAAAAAAAGTATGATAAATACTGACAGTGGAAAAGATTTCCATAAGAAAGGTCTGTCTCAAAtatatccatttttttttcctgaaatctGTTCCGGTGAAGTAATAAAGATTTTAAACTTTtgctttaaatttttttttttttttttacaacagctTCTCTGTAAATGGCTCATTAATATCCTGATATTTTTATGCTGCAGTAGGTTAAAAACTCAACCCCTAACCTACTAGATTTTACAGATGGACAGAGATCTGGTTTACCTGTTTGATTCTTTCAAGCCTGGTGCTCGGGATGCGAACCGGGGAAGACGGAACCTGGGTGTTGCATAAAGAACAATGAGCAAAAGCAAAACCTTGAACAGTGTCAGTGATGAACAGTCTGCAAATTGAAGCAGTTTCATGCAGTGTTACACACCATGTTAGGTCGATTAACAAGAGTTGTGCTGTTCCGTCTGCTGCGTAGTATTTCTCTCTGGAAAACCTGAGAGGTGTCACTGTAAGACAGAGATGAATGGTTACTCAATGCATTGGCAAAACTTAGCTAGGGAAAACAAGTGCAG
This genomic stretch from Hemibagrus wyckioides isolate EC202008001 linkage group LG08, SWU_Hwy_1.0, whole genome shotgun sequence harbors:
- the pabir2 gene encoding protein FAM122B isoform X2, giving the protein MMAQEKMELDLDITSALLQGDGHLRRSNSEPMINGLSDTSQVFQREILRSRRNSTTLVNRPNMVPSSPVRIPSTRLERIKQEEGVDVMNRETAHEREVQAAMQMSQSWEESLSLSDNDFEKSSSSSPKRIDFVPVSPAPSPTRGIGKKQCFSPSLQILVSSNGLTPSPIPSPTRRFRRSQSPINCIRPSILGPIKRKVSGEMEAESQPKRLFQGITTMLSTETAHLPEHGSCLSPDLLDGSLSSVGSSSGSPAKMEGVSPSSSNSPFTPLQDLSPK
- the pabir2 gene encoding protein FAM122B isoform X1 translates to MMAQEKMELDLDITSALLQGDGHLRRSNSEPMINGLSDTSQVFQREILRSRRNSTTLVNRPNMVPSSPVRIPSTRLERIKQEEGVDVMNRETAHEREVQAAMQMSQSWEESLSLSDNDFEKSSSSSPKRIDFVPVSPAPSPTRGIGKKQCFSPSLQILVSSNGLTPSPIPSPTRRFSRRSQSPINCIRPSILGPIKRKVSGEMEAESQPKRLFQGITTMLSTETAHLPEHGSCLSPDLLDGSLSSVGSSSGSPAKMEGVSPSSSNSPFTPLQDLSPK
- the mospd1 gene encoding motile sperm domain-containing protein 1 isoform X1, with the protein product MQQHSRQPDLVEGRLPVFVFPTELFFYADEQASHKQVLTLYNPYEFALKFKVLCTAPNKYAVVDATGAVKPQCCVDIVIRHRDVRACHYGVIDKFRLQVSEQSQKKALGRKEVMATLLPSATQEQPQSRPQEDERRMKEQLTDSLFFEQTAFQTESRAASGGPSVLTVLLGLVCMAALMLPTLGEQESTVPVYLHLSVNKKLVAAYVLGLLTMVILRT
- the mospd1 gene encoding motile sperm domain-containing protein 1 isoform X2; amino-acid sequence: MFKGASAHSESKNEQASHKQVLTLYNPYEFALKFKVLCTAPNKYAVVDATGAVKPQCCVDIVIRHRDVRACHYGVIDKFRLQVSEQSQKKALGRKEVMATLLPSATQEQPQSRPQEDERRMKEQLTDSLFFEQTAFQTESRAASGGPSVLTVLLGLVCMAALMLPTLGEQESTVPVYLHLSVNKKLVAAYVLGLLTMVILRT